The following coding sequences lie in one Arthrobacter sp. SLBN-122 genomic window:
- a CDS encoding globin domain-containing protein, producing the protein MLSDTAYPVIQATLPVVGENIQEIASRFYGHMFEEHPELLNGLFNRGNQADGRQQQALAGSIAAFAGFLVNDPTHLPDHLLSRIAHKHVSLGLSPEQYQVVHDNLMWAIVDVLGDAVTPEVAAAWDEVYWLMANMLINKERGLYDAVRLSPETVWRNWRVAEKIQETGDVASFVVERTDEREVKPSLPGQYVTLRMQMPDGVLQPRQYSLTQADDGQHRRFAVKRVRTEGKPDGEMSNLLHDHVDVGDEVTLSAPFGDVVLEYTDRPVVLASAGIGITPMAGMLSHLVKAGSQRKVMFLHADDSPASFALRNQVTADLAALPDASLNTWFLDPDGTESSTSDAGGTVRSGFMNIKDVQLPSDAEYYLCGPVPFMQAVRTALVGAGVRPKDIQYEVFGPDLWLADFQ; encoded by the coding sequence GTGCTGTCAGACACCGCATACCCCGTGATCCAGGCGACCCTTCCAGTCGTCGGCGAAAACATCCAGGAGATCGCCTCCCGCTTCTATGGCCACATGTTCGAGGAACATCCCGAACTGCTCAACGGCCTCTTCAACCGAGGAAACCAGGCCGACGGCCGGCAGCAGCAGGCGCTGGCCGGGTCAATCGCCGCCTTTGCCGGCTTCCTCGTCAACGACCCCACGCACCTGCCTGACCACCTGCTGTCCCGCATTGCGCACAAGCACGTGTCCCTGGGCCTGAGCCCCGAGCAGTACCAGGTGGTGCACGACAACCTGATGTGGGCCATCGTGGATGTCCTCGGCGACGCAGTAACACCGGAAGTGGCCGCTGCGTGGGACGAGGTCTACTGGCTCATGGCCAACATGCTCATCAACAAGGAACGTGGCCTCTACGACGCCGTCCGGCTGAGCCCGGAGACCGTGTGGCGTAACTGGCGGGTGGCCGAAAAGATCCAGGAAACCGGCGACGTTGCCAGTTTCGTGGTTGAAAGGACCGACGAGCGGGAGGTCAAGCCCTCCCTCCCCGGACAGTACGTCACCCTCCGGATGCAGATGCCCGACGGCGTCCTGCAGCCGCGCCAGTACAGCCTCACCCAGGCCGACGACGGACAGCACCGGCGGTTCGCCGTCAAGCGCGTGCGCACGGAAGGGAAGCCGGACGGCGAGATGTCCAACCTCCTCCACGACCACGTCGACGTGGGCGATGAAGTCACCCTTTCGGCGCCCTTCGGCGACGTTGTGCTCGAATACACGGACCGGCCCGTGGTGCTGGCAAGCGCGGGCATCGGGATCACGCCCATGGCAGGCATGCTGTCCCACCTGGTGAAGGCCGGCTCGCAGCGGAAGGTTATGTTCCTGCACGCGGACGACTCCCCTGCCTCCTTCGCGCTGCGGAACCAGGTGACGGCTGACCTTGCCGCACTGCCGGATGCATCCCTGAATACGTGGTTCCTCGATCCGGACGGCACCGAATCCTCCACCTCCGATGCGGGCGGGACCGTGCGCTCAGGGTTCATGAACATCAAGGATGTCCAGCTGCCATCCGACGCCGAATATTACCTCTGCGGCCCGGTGCCCTTCATGCAGGCCGTCCGGACCGCCCTGGTGGGCGCAGGCGTCCGGCCCAAGGACATCCAGTACGAAGTCTTCGGCCCGGATCTCTGGCTGGCCGACTTCCAGTAG
- the dusB gene encoding tRNA dihydrouridine synthase DusB, translating into MTVAATPPAPKLELPPLKLGPITVDTPVILAPMAGITNSAFRRLCREYGGGMYVAEMVTSRALVERSPESLRIISHDDDEKVRSVQLYGVDPGTVGAAVRMLVEEDRADHIDLNFGCPVPKVTRRGGGSALPWKIDLFTSIVQTAVREAAKGNIPLTIKMRKGIDDDHLTYLDAGRIARDAGVAAVALHGRTAAQFYSGKADWSAIARLREALPDIPVLGNGDIWSAEDAVRMVRETGVDGVVVGRGCQGRPWLFGDLQAAFEGSDVRHRPNLRQVAEGVYRHAELMVETFGDEGKALREIRKHIAWYFKGYVVGGELRTRLALVTSLEVLRDTLAELDLDSPYPGVDAEGPRGRSGSPKRPALPKDWLDSRALNDDQSRDIAAAELDVSGG; encoded by the coding sequence GTGACTGTTGCAGCAACTCCTCCCGCCCCCAAGCTGGAACTCCCGCCCCTGAAGCTGGGACCCATCACGGTTGACACCCCGGTGATCCTGGCCCCGATGGCCGGCATCACCAACTCCGCCTTCCGCAGGCTCTGCCGTGAGTACGGCGGCGGCATGTACGTGGCGGAGATGGTCACCTCCCGTGCGCTGGTGGAGCGGAGCCCCGAATCCCTCCGGATCATTTCGCATGACGACGACGAGAAGGTCCGCTCCGTCCAGCTGTACGGCGTCGACCCCGGTACCGTCGGCGCCGCCGTCCGGATGCTGGTGGAGGAGGACCGGGCGGACCACATCGACCTCAACTTCGGCTGCCCCGTTCCCAAGGTGACCCGGCGCGGCGGCGGGTCCGCCCTGCCCTGGAAGATTGATCTCTTCACCTCGATCGTGCAGACCGCCGTCAGGGAAGCCGCCAAGGGCAACATCCCGCTGACCATCAAGATGCGCAAAGGCATTGACGATGACCACCTGACGTACCTCGACGCAGGCCGCATCGCCCGCGATGCCGGCGTGGCAGCCGTCGCGCTCCATGGCCGCACCGCCGCCCAGTTCTACTCCGGCAAGGCGGACTGGTCCGCCATTGCCCGGCTCCGTGAGGCGCTCCCCGACATCCCCGTGCTGGGCAACGGCGACATCTGGTCCGCCGAGGACGCCGTCCGGATGGTGCGGGAAACCGGGGTGGACGGCGTGGTGGTGGGCCGCGGCTGCCAGGGCCGGCCATGGCTCTTCGGGGACCTGCAGGCCGCCTTCGAAGGCAGCGACGTCCGCCACCGGCCCAACCTGCGGCAGGTGGCAGAGGGTGTGTACCGCCACGCCGAACTGATGGTGGAAACCTTCGGCGACGAAGGCAAGGCACTGCGCGAGATCCGCAAGCACATCGCCTGGTACTTCAAGGGCTATGTGGTGGGCGGGGAACTGCGCACCCGGCTTGCCCTGGTCACCAGCCTGGAAGTGCTCCGGGACACCCTGGCCGAGCTGGACCTGGATTCGCCCTATCCCGGAGTGGACGCCGAGGGCCCGCGCGGCCGTTCCGGCTCACCCAAGCGCCCTGCCCTGCCCAAGGACTGGCTGGACTCCCGGGCGCTGAACGATGACCAGTCCCGGGACATCGCAGCTGCCGAACTGGATGTTTCCGGTGGCTGA
- a CDS encoding deoxyguanosinetriphosphate triphosphohydrolase — MFPVAETPTAGTPIAALALPGYDLHDSARWVEEPPKSTYRSDFERDRARVLHSSALRRLGAKTQVVAPDTDDFVRTRLTHSLEVAQVGRELGRALGCDPDVVDTACLSHDLGHPPFGHNGESALNEVAHAIGGFEGNAQTLRLLTRLEPKVLTADGRPAGLNLTRASLDAASKYPWSALEAPVIHGQRTSKFGAYEDDLPIFNWLREGAPERRTCLEAQVMDLADDISYSVHDVEDAIVAGHFQLRWMDNPDHRARVVGYAKQWYLPHNDPAAIDAALARLEATDVWVREADGSRRSMGALKNMTSQLIGRFCQSALETTRAVYGPENLTRYNAELMVPDETVMEIAVMKGLATTFVMTTEHRQPIYERQREVLHALVTALSATGDRHLEPMFAADWRAADDDGARLRVVIDQVASLTDGSALAMYERLVGSLPSLW; from the coding sequence ATGTTTCCGGTGGCTGAAACACCGACGGCAGGAACGCCCATCGCCGCCCTGGCGCTGCCCGGGTACGATCTGCACGATTCCGCCCGCTGGGTGGAGGAGCCGCCCAAGAGCACCTACCGGTCGGACTTTGAACGGGACCGGGCCCGCGTGCTGCACTCCTCGGCCCTGCGCCGGCTGGGCGCCAAAACCCAGGTGGTGGCACCGGACACCGACGACTTCGTCCGCACCCGCCTCACACACAGCCTGGAAGTGGCCCAGGTGGGCCGCGAACTCGGCCGGGCCCTGGGCTGCGATCCCGACGTGGTGGACACCGCCTGCCTCAGCCACGACCTGGGCCACCCGCCCTTCGGCCACAACGGCGAATCGGCGCTCAACGAGGTGGCGCATGCCATTGGCGGCTTCGAGGGCAACGCCCAGACCCTCCGCCTGCTCACCCGCCTCGAACCCAAGGTGCTCACGGCTGACGGCCGGCCCGCCGGACTGAACCTGACCCGCGCAAGCCTTGACGCGGCGTCGAAATACCCGTGGTCCGCCCTGGAAGCACCGGTGATCCACGGCCAGCGGACCAGCAAGTTCGGCGCGTACGAAGACGACCTGCCCATCTTCAACTGGCTCCGGGAGGGTGCGCCGGAGCGCCGGACCTGCCTGGAAGCCCAGGTGATGGACCTGGCGGACGACATCTCCTACTCGGTGCACGACGTGGAGGACGCGATCGTGGCCGGACACTTCCAGCTGCGCTGGATGGACAACCCGGACCACCGCGCCCGCGTGGTGGGCTACGCCAAGCAGTGGTACCTGCCGCACAACGACCCCGCAGCCATCGATGCCGCACTCGCCCGGCTGGAGGCCACAGACGTGTGGGTGCGCGAGGCGGACGGCAGCCGCAGGTCCATGGGGGCACTGAAGAACATGACCAGTCAGCTGATTGGCAGGTTCTGCCAGAGCGCCCTGGAAACCACCCGCGCCGTCTACGGGCCGGAGAACCTCACGCGCTACAACGCCGAACTGATGGTTCCGGACGAGACCGTCATGGAGATCGCCGTGATGAAGGGCCTTGCCACCACCTTCGTGATGACCACCGAACACCGGCAGCCCATCTACGAGCGCCAGCGGGAGGTGCTCCACGCCCTGGTGACGGCCCTCAGCGCCACGGGGGACCGGCACCTGGAGCCGATGTTCGCGGCGGACTGGCGGGCGGCGGACGACGACGGCGCGCGCCTTCGCGTGGTCATCGACCAGGTGGCGTCCCTCACCGACGGTTCCGCCCTGGCCATGTACGAGCGCCTGGTGGGGAGCCTGCCCTCGCTGTGGTGA